The region GAGATATAGACGGCTTAAGCTTCAGGACCTCCTTCGCGAGGAAATTTCTTTGATGATCCAGAGAGATATTAAAGATCCGGGATTAGGATTCATCACTATTCTCGATGTGAAAATGACTGAAGACCTCAGGTATGCAAAAGTATTTTACTCAATATACGGAAACGATGAGGAAAAAAAGAAAACAATTCAGGCCCTGAAAAGAGCCAAAGGATATATGAAAGTCCTGCTGGGAGAGAGATTGAAGCTGCGGTATATGCCAGACATTACCTTTATCGTTGATGATTCCTATGAAAAGGTTGCAAGGATTGAAGAAATTATAAAAAAGGAAACTCATGATAGAGAAAATTAGAGAGCTTATATATAAAGGGAATAATTTCCTCATAACTACCCACAAAGATCCTGATGGTGACGCTCTGGGTTCGGCATTTTCAATGTATTATGCGCTTGAAGCACTTGGTAAAACAGTAACTGTTTTTCTAAAAGATCAGGTGCCTTACATGTATGAGTTCTTGCCGAAACCGCTACAGATGACCCATGAGTTTCCGGTTGGTCAATACGATGCAATTTTTGTCCTTGATTGCGGAAACCTCCACCGGGTAGGAGACGGATTCGAAAAGTTGAAAGATATGGGTTCTTTTATAAATATTGACCACCACAGGACAAACGAAACCTTCGGTATTGTTAACCTTATGGATGAAAGTGCTTCATCTACGGCTGAAATACTTTACAAGCTCTTTCGCACATTAAAGATAACAATCACATATGATATGGCAATAAACATATATACCGCAATTTTAACGGATACAGGTTCTTTTAGACACGATAATACAGGTTCCGAGGCATTTCTTATCTGTGAGGAGATGACAAAACTTGGTGTAAAGCCTGTTTATGTGTCCCAGATGGTTTACGAAAATCACCCGAAAGAAAGATATTTACTGCTTGGTCTGGTCTTTTCGACAATGAAAACATACTTTCAGGATAGGGTGGTAATGGCATATGTAACTGAGGAAATGTTTAAAAAGACCAACACTGATAAGGATTATTCCGATGGATTTGTAGAATATTTGCGGGAAATCAGAGGTGTTGAAGCGGCAATTTTAATAAGAGAGATTAATAAACAAAAGTATAAAATCAGTATGAGGTCAAAAGGGCTTGCAGATGTTGCTGCAATCTGTGGAACCTTCGGCGGCGGCGGCCATAAAAAAGCAGCAGGTTGTACAATAGATGGGTCACTTGAAGAAGTAAAGGATAAGCTTAACGAATGCTTTATTAAGGAATTTATATGAATGGTTTTTTAATTGTCAATAAAGACGTGGGCATGTCCTCATATGATGTTATTAGAAAACTGAAAAGTTTAAGCCCCTTCCAAAAGATAGGATATATCGGAACACTTGATAGAAACGCTACAGGTGTTTTACCTGTTGCAATTAACGAAGGTGTAAAACTAATACCTTTTTTTGAAAATGAAGTAAAAGCCTATAGAGCAAAACTTCTTCTGGGGGTCACAACAGATACCCTTGACATTGAAGGAAGGGTGCTTACCACAACAACACCTGATAAATTTGAAAAAGAAACCATAGAATCCCTGCTGGGCCGATTTAAAGGTAAAATTACCCAGCAGATCCCTATTTATTCTTCTAAGAAAATCCACAGGAAACCCATGTATAAATTGGCGCGCAAAGGGATAGCTATGGATCCGCACCAAAAAGAAGTTGAGATTTTCAGTATAGAACTTCTTGATTATTCACACCCCTATATTGATATAGATGTTGTATGCTCCAAGGGAACATATATCAGAGCGCTCGCAAACGATCTTGGGGGCATGCTTGGTTGTGGTGCAACCCTGTTCTCTTTAAAAAGGACGCGGCATGGTGAATTTACTCATGACATGAGCACGGACATAGAAAGTTTCAACAGTAAAGAAGATATATTAAACTCTTTAATATCGCTGGAAAATGTTTTAAAATCTTTTAATGAGATTTTGGTGATGGATGCTCTCGAACGATTCATGAAAAACGGGATGCCCATTCCATTACTGGGCAATGCAAGGGAATGGAGAGATGGTGAAACAACGAAATTACTCAATAAAAAGGGTATTCTCATAGGGATCGGTATGACAGATCTGACTTCGAAGACGATTAAAATCAAAAGATTGATAAACCATTAAGGAGGCTTTACATGGCACTAAAAACTACAGAGAAAAGGACGATCATAGAGGGCTTTAAGACCCACGAAAAGGACACAGGCTCTCCTGAAGTTCAGATTGCGCTTCTTACAGAAAGGATTAAATCTCTGACTGAACACTTTAAGAAGTTTTCTAAAGACCATAATTCGCGGAGGGGATTACTTATCCTTGTCGGAAGCAGGAGAAAGCTGCTTAGCTACCTGAAACAAAAAAATGTTGACAGATATAAAAAAGTCATCGAAAAACTCGGATTAAGAAAATAAAACAAAAAAGGAAGATATTATATGGAAGAACATATTACAATTGATTATGCAGGCAGACCACTGACAATAAGTACGGGCGGTGTTGCGAAACAGGCTGACGGCAGTGTGCTGGTACAATACGGCGATACCGTAGTACTCGTCACGGCAGTTACAGACAAAAGACCATCTGACAGGGATTTTCTTCCCCTTACGGTAAATTATCAGGAGATGTCCTACGCTGCCGGGAGAATACCAGGCGGCTTTTTGAGAAGAGAAAGCAGGAATTCGGATAAAACGACGCTTACGGCCCGCCTTATAGACAGAGGACTGCGGCCTTTATTCCCAAAGAGTTTTCGAAACGAAACTCAGGTAATAGTAAATGTCCTTTCTGTCGATCAGGAGAACGATCCGGTAATACTCGGTATTATCGGCGCTTCCTGTGCATTGACTATTTCACAGATACCCTTCGGCGGTCCCATGGCCGGAGTAAAAATAGGAAGAAAAGAAGGGGCCTTTATAATAAATCCTTCTGCTGCTGAACTTGAAGAAAGCGATATAGATATAATTGTAGCAGGAACAAAAGAAGCTATATTAATGGTCGAAGGCGCGGCAGATTTTGCACCCAGCAATGATCTTATAGAAGCAATCCATTTCGGCCATCAAAGCCTGCTGCCTTTAATAGAATGCCAGGAAAAATTAAAAGAACTCTGTGGCAAAGAAAAAATGGCAGTCCAGGAAATTGAAATCCCTGATGGATTAAAGGATCAAATCAGGGGCAAAATTGAGCAGGATCTGATTGAAGCTTTTGCCATAAGAAACAAACTTGAAAGGTACAGCAAGCAGGATGAGATTCGCGACAATCTGGTAAAGGAATATGAGGGAACAGAAGCAAGCATCATAATTATGATATTCGAAGATATTATAAGAGATATTCTGCGGCAACAACTCCTTACAACCCGGAAAAGGATAGACGGCAGATCGCCTGACGAAGTAAGGAATATTACCTGCAAAGCCGGCGTGCTTCCCAGGGCGCATGGTTCGGCCCTTTTCACAAGAGGAGAGACCCAGGCATTGGCAATAACAACCCTGGGAACTTCTGATGATGAACAGAAGATTGAATCTTTGCAGGAAGGAGAAATATATAAAAACTTCATGCTGCACTATAATTTCCCGCCTTTCTCTGTGGGTGAAGTAGGCATGCTGAGAGGGCCATCGAGACGCGAGATAGGTCACGGCAACCTTGCCTTAAGAGCTCTTACGCCGACATTGCCCGAAAGAGATGGTTTTCCTTACACAATAAGAATTGTATCGGAAATTCTCGAATCCAACGGTTCGTCTTCTATGGCAACAGTCTGTGGCGGTTGCTTATCGCTGATGGATGCCGGAGTGCCGATAAAAGAGCCTGTGGCAGGTATTGCAATGGGTCTTGTAAAAGAAGGTGAAACGGAAATAGTTCTTACCGATATACTGGGTGATGAAGATCATCTTGGAGATATGGATTTCAAAGTAGCAGGATCAAAAAGAGGTGTTAACGCCATTCAGATGGATATAAAAATAAAAGGCATAACCAAAGAGATTATGTCAAAGGCAGTTACCCAGGCGCAGGAAGGCATAGAAAAGATACTTGGTATTATGGCTGAGACGTTGCCGGGCCCGAGAGAATCAATATCCCAGTATGCACCGAGAATGTTTACCATCAAAATTAAAACTGACAAGATACGGGACGTTATCGGCCCTGGTGGAAAAATGATAAGGAGTATCGTAGAGCAGACAGGCGTGAAAATAGACATAGATGATTCAGGCACTGTAACGATTGCCTCGCCCGATGAAGAATCCGCAGCCAAGGCTATAGAAATAATACAAAAATTGACCAAAGAAGTAGAGGTAGGCGAGACCTACTTCGGAAAGGTTGTAAAAGTTTTGGATGCAGGTGTCATTGTCGAACTAGCGCCAGGAGTGGATGGCTTTGTCCATATCAGCCAGCTTGCCGACGGCTACATAAAAAAGACGTCGGATGTTACCAGAGAAGGTGACGAGTTTATGGTAAAAGTCATAGCTGTTGAGCCGAACGGTAGAATTAAGTTGTCACGAAAAGCATTACTGAATGAAGAGAAGGGTTGGCCAAAGGATGCATGACAGCTTCCTGAAATAGTTCAGGAGTCAGAATTAAGAATCTCGTATGAAAGATTTGAATTTTTTCTGATTCCTGAATATTAATATCAGAATTCTAAATTTTATCTGATGCGTCTTGCATCCCAATTTAAATATAAGGACAATAAAGTAAATGTATAAAAAAACGTCATTAACAAATGGTATCAGCATAGTAACCGAATCTATTCCGTATTTCCCAACCATATCCATGGGGCTGTGGCTGAAAACTGGAGGAAGGAACGAAAACGAGGTAAATAACGGTATTTCTCATTTTATAGAGCACATGCTTTTTAAAGGAACGTCAAAACGTACCGCCTTTGATATTGCAAAGGATATGGATGCTGTCGGAGGAACAATAAATGCTTTTACCGGCAAGGAATATACCTGCTTCTATGCACGAACGCTTAGAAAAGACATGGACCTTGCCTTTGATATATTATCAGATATGCATAAACATTCTCTTTTTAAAGATGACGACATCGAAAAGGAAAAATATGTGATAATGCAGGAAGTAAAAATGATCGAGGATAACCCGGAAGAATACATATACGATATGTTCAATGCGTCTTACTTTAAAGGGCATTCTCTCGGATTACCTATCCTTGGCAAAGAGGAAAATATAGAGCTATTTACAAGGGATGCACTCATAAAACATCTTGAAACCTATTATTCACCGGACAACCTGATCATAACCGCAACCGGCAGAATTAACCATGATGTGTTTGTGGAAAAAGTGGAAAAGCTTTTTTGCGATGTAAAAAAACGGGAATCTCAAGAGATACCCATGATTGAACCTGTTCCCTGCAAAAATGTAAATATTTATGAAAGAGATCTTGAACATATGTATCTCTGTATCGGAACAAAAGGCGTAAGCCAGATTGACAAGAGGAGATATGCCCTTTATGTGCTTAATGCCATTATGGGTGGGAGCATGAGCTCGCATCTTTTCCAGGAAGTAAGAGAGGAAAGGGGGCTTGTCTATAACATTTATTCTTACGTTAATTGTTACCATGATATTGGTACATTCGGTATATCAACCTCAACATCACATGAATCTATGAGAGAAGTTCTGACCCTTGTAAAAGAAGAAATCAGCAGGATACGGGATAATGGTATTACTGAAAGCGAGCTTGCTTTCTCCAAAGAACACATAAAAGGAAATCTCTTCATATCGCTGGAGAGTTCTGAAGCCAGAATGGGAAGGCTTGCAAAAAACGAGATTTACTTTGGTGAGTATATACCCTTGAAAGAAACTATCCGGGAAATAGACAGCATCAGAAAAGCCGATGTAGACAGTATAGCAAGGGAAATCTTCGAGGATTTACATAACATACCACTTACGATACTTGGCAGAATAAATAAAACAGATGAAAAGAGTGTCGAAGATATATGGAAGAACTGAAGGTATTAATTACTGCAAAAGAAGGGACTATACTTCCGGAACATGCCACGGAAGCTTCTTCAGGCATGGACCTGCTGGCTTTTATAGATAAACCTGTAACCCTGATGCCGTTCGAGAGGATGCTTATAGATACGGGTTTATATATAGGTATCCCGGAAGGGTACGAGGCAGAAATAAGACCGCGAAGTGGCCTTGCACATAAATTCGGAATTACAATCCTGAACACGCCGGGCACTATAGATAGTGATTACAGAGGCGAGATAAAGGTTCTGCTTATAAATCTCGGCAGAGAACCCTTTACTATCCGAAAAGGGGACAGGATTGCTCAAATGGTATTTAAGCACGTCATCAGGGCAAACTGGATAGAAGTTGAAGAACTGCCCGAAACAGTAAGGGGAGATGGCGGATTTGGTTCCACAGGCATCAATTTGACCGAAAATTTACAAATATCGTTTGGCATCCCATATACAGGAAGTTCAAAGAAGTGAATCATTTAAAGATTTATTATGATACCAATTCGGATTCATTTATAGCACCCAGAGGGTACCCGGGCGACGACGACGAGCCGACGCAGGTGTACTATATAGTACATCGAGGAGTGTGAGGAGGAGGCAACGAAGTTATATGATTGAAGGCGAATTGGTATGAGCTTATATACATTCCTTGACAGCTACATAAATTATCTAACAACCGAAAGGGGAGCATCGCTTCACACTATAGATGCTTACAACAGGGATATTCTGGGGTTTATCAAATATCTTGAACAAGAAACCGATGAAGTCAGATCTTTATCAGAGGTAGAAGAGACCGGTATAGAAACCCGGACCGAATCTTTATCTATAGACAGTACGTTAAAGAGTAAAGACTTAACCTCATTAGAATTAACCCCTGATATTGTTGAATCATTCATGG is a window of Pseudomonadota bacterium DNA encoding:
- the rbfA gene encoding 30S ribosome-binding factor RbfA, with product MRYRRLKLQDLLREEISLMIQRDIKDPGLGFITILDVKMTEDLRYAKVFYSIYGNDEEKKKTIQALKRAKGYMKVLLGERLKLRYMPDITFIVDDSYEKVARIEEIIKKETHDREN
- a CDS encoding bifunctional oligoribonuclease/PAP phosphatase NrnA, which gives rise to MIEKIRELIYKGNNFLITTHKDPDGDALGSAFSMYYALEALGKTVTVFLKDQVPYMYEFLPKPLQMTHEFPVGQYDAIFVLDCGNLHRVGDGFEKLKDMGSFINIDHHRTNETFGIVNLMDESASSTAEILYKLFRTLKITITYDMAINIYTAILTDTGSFRHDNTGSEAFLICEEMTKLGVKPVYVSQMVYENHPKERYLLLGLVFSTMKTYFQDRVVMAYVTEEMFKKTNTDKDYSDGFVEYLREIRGVEAAILIREINKQKYKISMRSKGLADVAAICGTFGGGGHKKAAGCTIDGSLEEVKDKLNECFIKEFI
- the truB gene encoding tRNA pseudouridine(55) synthase TruB → MNGFLIVNKDVGMSSYDVIRKLKSLSPFQKIGYIGTLDRNATGVLPVAINEGVKLIPFFENEVKAYRAKLLLGVTTDTLDIEGRVLTTTTPDKFEKETIESLLGRFKGKITQQIPIYSSKKIHRKPMYKLARKGIAMDPHQKEVEIFSIELLDYSHPYIDIDVVCSKGTYIRALANDLGGMLGCGATLFSLKRTRHGEFTHDMSTDIESFNSKEDILNSLISLENVLKSFNEILVMDALERFMKNGMPIPLLGNAREWRDGETTKLLNKKGILIGIGMTDLTSKTIKIKRLINH
- the rpsO gene encoding 30S ribosomal protein S15, which encodes MALKTTEKRTIIEGFKTHEKDTGSPEVQIALLTERIKSLTEHFKKFSKDHNSRRGLLILVGSRRKLLSYLKQKNVDRYKKVIEKLGLRK
- the pnp gene encoding polyribonucleotide nucleotidyltransferase, coding for MEEHITIDYAGRPLTISTGGVAKQADGSVLVQYGDTVVLVTAVTDKRPSDRDFLPLTVNYQEMSYAAGRIPGGFLRRESRNSDKTTLTARLIDRGLRPLFPKSFRNETQVIVNVLSVDQENDPVILGIIGASCALTISQIPFGGPMAGVKIGRKEGAFIINPSAAELEESDIDIIVAGTKEAILMVEGAADFAPSNDLIEAIHFGHQSLLPLIECQEKLKELCGKEKMAVQEIEIPDGLKDQIRGKIEQDLIEAFAIRNKLERYSKQDEIRDNLVKEYEGTEASIIIMIFEDIIRDILRQQLLTTRKRIDGRSPDEVRNITCKAGVLPRAHGSALFTRGETQALAITTLGTSDDEQKIESLQEGEIYKNFMLHYNFPPFSVGEVGMLRGPSRREIGHGNLALRALTPTLPERDGFPYTIRIVSEILESNGSSSMATVCGGCLSLMDAGVPIKEPVAGIAMGLVKEGETEIVLTDILGDEDHLGDMDFKVAGSKRGVNAIQMDIKIKGITKEIMSKAVTQAQEGIEKILGIMAETLPGPRESISQYAPRMFTIKIKTDKIRDVIGPGGKMIRSIVEQTGVKIDIDDSGTVTIASPDEESAAKAIEIIQKLTKEVEVGETYFGKVVKVLDAGVIVELAPGVDGFVHISQLADGYIKKTSDVTREGDEFMVKVIAVEPNGRIKLSRKALLNEEKGWPKDA
- a CDS encoding pitrilysin family protein; translated protein: MYKKTSLTNGISIVTESIPYFPTISMGLWLKTGGRNENEVNNGISHFIEHMLFKGTSKRTAFDIAKDMDAVGGTINAFTGKEYTCFYARTLRKDMDLAFDILSDMHKHSLFKDDDIEKEKYVIMQEVKMIEDNPEEYIYDMFNASYFKGHSLGLPILGKEENIELFTRDALIKHLETYYSPDNLIITATGRINHDVFVEKVEKLFCDVKKRESQEIPMIEPVPCKNVNIYERDLEHMYLCIGTKGVSQIDKRRYALYVLNAIMGGSMSSHLFQEVREERGLVYNIYSYVNCYHDIGTFGISTSTSHESMREVLTLVKEEISRIRDNGITESELAFSKEHIKGNLFISLESSEARMGRLAKNEIYFGEYIPLKETIREIDSIRKADVDSIAREIFEDLHNIPLTILGRINKTDEKSVEDIWKN
- the dut gene encoding dUTP diphosphatase, whose product is MEELKVLITAKEGTILPEHATEASSGMDLLAFIDKPVTLMPFERMLIDTGLYIGIPEGYEAEIRPRSGLAHKFGITILNTPGTIDSDYRGEIKVLLINLGREPFTIRKGDRIAQMVFKHVIRANWIEVEELPETVRGDGGFGSTGINLTENLQISFGIPYTGSSKK